Proteins encoded in a region of the Vallitalea longa genome:
- the dnaJ gene encoding molecular chaperone DnaJ yields the protein MADKRDYYEVLGVGRNATDAEVKKAYRNLAKKYHPDMNPGDKSAEQKFKEATEAYEVLSDSQKRSRYDQFGHAAFSNGAGGASAGGFDFSDVGDIFGDIFGDFFGGGGGRRRSANAPTKGASLKTSVTLEFKEAVFGVEKEIDMIVSETCEECSGTGAKKGTSAETCPHCKGAGQVRYNQQTMFGNITSVKTCNACGGTGKVIKEKCTSCRGTGYVRKKKKIAVDIPAGIDNGQSIRLSGKGEPGTNGGPRGDLLVTVYVKPHEFFERQGVDIYYTLPISYVQAALGAELKVPTLDGEVKYDIKEGTQTHTRFRLKGKGVPHIRNSKIRGDQYITVVVEVPKKLNEKQKELLKEFSSTFGENVKDTKDGKKKKWYDKVMDAFD from the coding sequence ATGGCAGATAAGAGAGACTATTACGAGGTATTAGGTGTTGGGAGAAATGCTACTGACGCTGAAGTTAAAAAAGCGTATAGAAATTTAGCTAAAAAATATCATCCTGACATGAACCCAGGTGATAAATCTGCTGAGCAAAAATTTAAAGAGGCAACAGAAGCTTACGAAGTATTAAGTGATTCACAAAAACGATCACGCTATGACCAATTCGGTCATGCAGCATTCAGTAACGGAGCAGGTGGAGCTTCGGCTGGAGGTTTTGATTTCTCTGATGTGGGAGACATATTTGGAGATATTTTCGGTGATTTCTTTGGTGGTGGAGGAGGCAGAAGAAGAAGTGCTAATGCTCCTACTAAAGGTGCAAGTCTAAAAACTTCTGTTACACTAGAATTCAAAGAAGCCGTATTTGGTGTAGAGAAAGAAATAGATATGATAGTGTCTGAAACATGTGAAGAATGTTCAGGTACAGGTGCTAAAAAAGGAACTTCAGCAGAAACTTGTCCTCATTGTAAAGGAGCAGGTCAAGTCAGATACAATCAACAAACAATGTTTGGTAACATAACAAGTGTTAAAACATGTAATGCTTGTGGTGGAACTGGAAAAGTTATAAAAGAGAAATGTACATCTTGTAGAGGTACAGGATATGTCAGAAAGAAAAAGAAAATAGCTGTAGATATTCCAGCTGGTATAGACAATGGTCAAAGTATAAGATTAAGTGGTAAAGGTGAACCAGGTACCAATGGTGGACCTAGAGGAGATTTATTGGTTACTGTATATGTAAAACCTCATGAATTTTTCGAAAGACAGGGTGTTGATATATATTATACGCTTCCTATATCTTATGTACAGGCTGCACTTGGTGCAGAACTTAAAGTCCCTACACTTGATGGTGAAGTTAAATATGATATAAAAGAAGGAACTCAAACACATACCAGATTTAGATTAAAAGGTAAAGGAGTACCTCATATCAGAAATTCCAAGATAAGAGGAGACCAATATATAACTGTAGTAGTAGAAGTTCCAAAGAAATTAAATGAAAAGCAAAAAGAACTACTAAAAGAATTTTCTTCTACTTTTGGAGAAAATGTTAAGGATACTAAAGACGGAAAGAAAAAAAAGTGGTATGATAAAGTCATGGATGCCTTTGATTAA
- the prmA gene encoding 50S ribosomal protein L11 methyltransferase: protein MKWTMCKVYINNEAIEAVSYMLTQQGIQGVEVVDNTLSSEDRKEIIIDYIEEGVIDNNNDTYVKFYLSDEENIEEKLEIIKNKLIDINKYIDVGTGKIESSTINDEDWANNWKKYYKPFKIDNIIIKPTWEKYTKSTHEDVIIEIDPGMAFGSGTHETTSMCISMLNKYLDNDYSVIDVGCGSGILGITAAKLGSREVTCIDLDKNAVKATKENVITNKVEDKVHVLNGDLLKLVNVKANIVVANIMADIIMMLAKGVSEYLLPKGIFISSGIILDRVDDVKGTLTDNGFEILEIIRKGEWAAIVARPI from the coding sequence TTGAAATGGACCATGTGCAAAGTCTATATCAATAATGAAGCTATTGAAGCAGTAAGCTATATGCTTACTCAACAAGGAATTCAAGGTGTAGAAGTGGTAGATAATACTCTTTCTAGTGAAGATAGAAAAGAAATTATTATCGATTATATTGAAGAAGGTGTCATTGATAATAATAATGATACCTATGTAAAATTTTACTTGTCAGATGAAGAAAACATAGAAGAAAAGTTAGAGATCATAAAAAACAAGTTAATTGATATAAATAAATATATAGATGTTGGTACAGGTAAGATAGAGTCATCTACCATAAATGATGAAGACTGGGCAAACAATTGGAAAAAATATTATAAGCCATTTAAAATAGATAATATAATAATTAAACCAACATGGGAAAAGTACACGAAAAGTACTCATGAAGATGTTATAATAGAAATTGACCCTGGTATGGCTTTTGGGTCAGGAACACATGAAACCACTTCAATGTGTATCAGTATGCTAAACAAATATTTGGATAATGATTATTCGGTGATAGATGTTGGTTGTGGTAGTGGAATATTAGGTATTACCGCTGCCAAATTAGGTTCTAGAGAAGTAACATGTATTGACCTTGACAAAAATGCTGTAAAAGCAACTAAAGAGAATGTAATAACTAATAAAGTGGAAGATAAAGTTCATGTGCTTAATGGTGATTTGCTAAAATTAGTTAATGTAAAAGCTAATATAGTAGTTGCTAATATTATGGCTGACATAATAATGATGTTAGCTAAAGGAGTTTCTGAATATTTATTGCCTAAGGGTATTTTTATATCTTCTGGTATTATTTTAGATAGAGTGGATGATGTTAAAGGTACGTTGACTGATAATGGTTTTGAGATATTGGAGATTATAAGAAAAGGTGAATGGGCGGCAATAGTTGCTAGACCTATTTAG
- a CDS encoding 16S rRNA (uracil(1498)-N(3))-methyltransferase, whose protein sequence is MHRFFVEPNQIVENEIRIVGEDVKHIKNVLRMNKNEEIIICDGHSNDYYCIINSIEDNSINTKIITKTQSETELNTRIYLFQALPKQSKMELIVQKAVELGVYEVIPVITDRSIVKIDNKNSAKKLARWNKVAGSAAKQSNRGIIPKVNNIMKFQDAIEYSRQMDTTIFPYENAKNIKESREFINKLCCERIGVFIGPEGGFSLDEIEKAKSSEANIITLGKRILRTETAGLAILSLLMFQLEEE, encoded by the coding sequence ATGCATAGATTTTTTGTGGAACCTAATCAAATTGTTGAAAATGAAATTCGTATTGTTGGTGAAGATGTAAAGCATATTAAAAATGTACTTAGAATGAACAAAAATGAAGAAATTATAATTTGTGATGGACATAGCAATGATTATTATTGTATAATTAATAGTATTGAAGATAATTCTATAAATACAAAAATTATTACAAAAACACAATCAGAGACGGAATTAAATACAAGAATTTACCTTTTTCAAGCTTTGCCAAAACAATCGAAAATGGAATTAATTGTGCAGAAAGCAGTAGAACTTGGAGTATATGAAGTTATTCCTGTTATTACTGATAGAAGTATCGTTAAGATAGACAACAAAAATTCAGCTAAGAAGTTAGCTAGATGGAATAAGGTTGCCGGGTCTGCTGCAAAACAATCTAATAGAGGTATTATTCCAAAGGTTAATAATATAATGAAATTTCAAGATGCGATAGAATATTCTAGGCAAATGGATACAACTATTTTCCCTTATGAAAATGCTAAAAATATAAAAGAATCAAGAGAATTTATTAACAAGTTGTGTTGTGAGAGGATTGGAGTATTTATAGGTCCTGAGGGAGGATTTAGCCTTGATGAGATAGAGAAGGCTAAAAGTAGTGAGGCTAATATCATAACGCTAGGAAAAAGAATATTAAGGACAGAAACAGCAGGATTAGCTATATTATCATTATTGATGTTTCAACTTGAGGAGGAATAG
- a CDS encoding response regulator, which produces MALRVLIVDDAIFMRTVLKKMLAEENYDICGEANNGKEAISKAKELQPDVITLDITMPEMDGVTALPEILKASPNSKVIMCSAMGQQPMVIEAIKNGAKDFIVKPFQKSRVVQAIENVAKK; this is translated from the coding sequence ATGGCATTAAGAGTATTAATCGTTGATGATGCAATTTTCATGAGAACCGTTTTAAAGAAAATGTTAGCAGAAGAAAATTATGATATTTGTGGAGAAGCCAATAATGGGAAAGAAGCAATAAGTAAGGCTAAAGAATTGCAACCAGATGTAATTACACTTGATATTACGATGCCTGAAATGGATGGTGTAACAGCACTTCCAGAAATACTTAAGGCAAGTCCTAATTCAAAAGTAATTATGTGTTCTGCTATGGGTCAGCAACCTATGGTAATAGAAGCAATAAAAAATGGAGCAAAAGATTTTATTGTGAAACCATTCCAAAAATCAAGAGTTGTCCAAGCTATAGAAAATGTTGCAAAAAAATAA
- a CDS encoding cysteine desulfurase family protein, producing MEIYLDNGATTRPFEEAINLMCKVFGQDYGNPSSLHKKGFQAEKYILKSKDIFSKILKVNKKEIYFTSGGTESNNLAILGIANAYKRTGKHIITTAIEHSSVKNTINYLGDNDYEITVLPVDSDGLIDLEQLRRNIRKDTILVSIMHVNNEIGTIMPIEEIGKIIKEKNSETVFHVDAIQSFGKLKIYPKKYNIDILSISGHKFHAPKGIGVIYINDNIKINPIIYGGFQQNGIRSGTENVPGIAAVGYAAERMYDNIDCNVKNLYKLKEHLANRIINEIPDTYVNGIQVDKGAPHILSIRFDKLRGEVLLHSLEEKDIFVSTGSACSSNKPSKTGPLQGIGLSNEEALSTIRFSFCINNTIEELDTCVEELKKIVPVLRKFVRH from the coding sequence ATGGAAATTTATTTAGATAATGGGGCTACTACAAGACCTTTTGAAGAAGCTATAAATTTAATGTGTAAAGTTTTTGGGCAAGATTACGGTAATCCCTCCTCATTACACAAAAAAGGATTTCAAGCTGAAAAATATATACTTAAATCAAAAGATATATTTTCAAAAATATTGAAAGTGAATAAAAAAGAAATATATTTTACATCTGGAGGTACAGAATCTAATAACCTTGCAATACTAGGTATAGCCAATGCTTATAAGAGAACAGGTAAACATATTATTACTACCGCTATTGAACATTCTTCAGTTAAGAATACAATTAATTATCTAGGGGATAATGATTATGAGATAACAGTTCTACCAGTAGATAGTGATGGGCTTATTGATTTAGAACAATTGAGGAGAAATATACGTAAAGATACTATTCTGGTATCAATAATGCATGTTAATAATGAAATCGGAACAATTATGCCAATAGAAGAGATAGGCAAAATTATAAAAGAAAAAAATAGTGAAACGGTTTTTCATGTAGACGCTATACAATCATTTGGTAAATTAAAGATATATCCTAAGAAATATAATATTGATATATTAAGTATAAGCGGTCATAAATTTCATGCACCTAAAGGTATAGGTGTGATCTATATTAATGATAATATAAAGATCAATCCCATCATATATGGAGGATTTCAACAGAATGGTATCAGATCAGGAACAGAAAATGTTCCAGGAATAGCTGCTGTAGGGTATGCAGCAGAAAGAATGTATGATAATATAGATTGTAATGTCAAAAATTTATATAAATTAAAAGAACATTTAGCTAATAGAATTATTAATGAAATACCTGATACGTATGTAAACGGTATACAAGTAGATAAAGGTGCTCCTCATATATTAAGTATAAGATTTGATAAACTTAGAGGAGAAGTATTACTTCATAGTCTTGAAGAAAAAGATATATTCGTATCTACAGGTTCAGCATGTTCATCTAATAAACCTTCTAAAACAGGACCTCTACAAGGTATTGGGCTTAGCAATGAAGAAGCTTTATCAACTATTAGATTTAGCTTTTGTATTAATAATACAATAGAAGAACTTGATACATGTGTAGAAGAATTAAAAAAGATAGTACCAGTATTAAGAAAGTTTGTTAGGCATTAA
- the thiI gene encoding tRNA uracil 4-sulfurtransferase ThiI, protein MSKLKKAFLIKYGEIALKGKNRYIFENILVEHIRRTVKHCGDFKVSKEQGRIFIEPFSDYDYEEVIERLSKIFGIVGICPVIVLDDMDFELVKQSALEYMKDEYEDFNFTFKVDARRADKRYPLNSMEIACEVGAYLLDNIPQLKVDVKKPQVKVWVEIRSRAYIYSKVIKGLGGMPVGSNGKAMLMLSGGIDSPVAGYLVAKRGVKLDAVYYHSHPYTSDRAKQKVIDLAKIVSKYSGRINLNVVPFTDIQLYIYEQCPHEQLTIIMRRIMMIIAEKIAEKNGALALVTGESIGQVASQTIQSLTTTNAVCNMPVFRPLIGFDKQEIVEISEKIETYETSILPYEDCCTIFVAKHPVTKPSLKSIIRSEKRLEKIDEMIEEAINNIELVKIKPDEEE, encoded by the coding sequence ATGAGTAAACTTAAAAAAGCTTTTTTAATCAAATATGGAGAAATAGCGCTTAAAGGTAAGAATAGATATATATTCGAGAATATTCTTGTTGAACATATAAGAAGAACGGTTAAGCATTGTGGAGATTTCAAAGTAAGCAAAGAACAGGGCAGAATATTTATTGAGCCATTTTCAGATTATGATTATGAAGAAGTTATTGAAAGATTATCAAAAATATTTGGAATTGTAGGAATTTGTCCTGTCATTGTTCTTGATGATATGGATTTTGAATTAGTCAAGCAATCAGCGCTTGAGTATATGAAAGATGAATACGAAGATTTCAACTTTACATTTAAAGTTGATGCAAGAAGGGCAGATAAGAGGTATCCTCTTAATTCTATGGAAATTGCTTGTGAAGTAGGTGCTTATCTACTTGATAATATTCCACAGTTGAAAGTTGATGTAAAAAAACCACAAGTTAAAGTATGGGTGGAAATAAGAAGCAGAGCCTATATTTATTCTAAAGTAATCAAAGGATTAGGCGGAATGCCTGTAGGTTCAAATGGTAAAGCTATGCTTATGTTATCAGGAGGAATTGACTCACCTGTCGCAGGTTATTTGGTAGCTAAACGTGGTGTCAAGTTAGATGCTGTCTATTATCATAGTCATCCTTATACCAGTGATAGAGCTAAGCAAAAAGTTATTGATTTAGCTAAAATCGTTTCTAAGTATTCAGGTAGAATTAATCTTAATGTAGTGCCTTTTACAGATATACAGTTATATATATACGAACAATGTCCTCACGAACAATTAACTATCATAATGCGTAGGATAATGATGATTATAGCTGAAAAAATAGCAGAGAAAAATGGTGCACTTGCATTAGTTACCGGTGAGAGTATTGGTCAAGTGGCATCACAAACAATACAGAGTCTAACAACTACGAATGCAGTTTGTAATATGCCTGTTTTTAGACCTCTTATAGGATTTGATAAGCAAGAAATTGTAGAAATCAGTGAGAAAATAGAAACTTATGAAACTTCTATTTTACCTTATGAAGACTGTTGTACAATTTTCGTTGCTAAACATCCAGTTACTAAGCCTTCATTAAAGTCAATAATCAGATCTGAAAAACGTCTAGAGAAAATAGATGAAATGATAGAAGAAGCAATTAATAATATAGAATTAGTTAAAATTAAACCAGATGAAGAAGAATAA
- a CDS encoding HPr family phosphocarrier protein, with product MKTIKVTLNSIDKVKNFVNAISKFDSDFDLVSGRYVIDAKSIMGIFSLDLSKPIELTIHDDKAFDHVAGTLKDFIVE from the coding sequence ATGAAAACAATTAAAGTAACATTGAATTCAATCGATAAAGTTAAAAATTTCGTTAATGCAATCAGTAAATTTGATTCTGATTTTGATTTAGTTTCAGGTCGCTATGTTATTGATGCTAAATCAATTATGGGAATATTCAGTTTAGATTTAAGTAAACCAATTGAATTAACTATCCATGATGATAAAGCATTCGATCACGTTGCTGGCACTTTAAAAGATTTTATCGTTGAATAA
- the mtaB gene encoding tRNA (N(6)-L-threonylcarbamoyladenosine(37)-C(2))-methylthiotransferase MtaB, with the protein MKDINIDKADLKLGNKEFYEKYGRNKTVSTHTLGCKVNQYETEAMEELFEKAGYEIVDFKDKADIYVVNTCTVTNVADKKSRQMLSKAEHTNENAIIVAVGCYAQIAKDKLENDKNIDLVIGSNNKNRIVELVEEYINEGNKINVVEDIGKTTRYENIFISKVNEKTRAYIKIQDGCNQFCSYCIIPYTRGRIRSREMSSVVDEVNTLARKGYHEIVLTGIHIASYGKDMANTSLIDLLIKLNTIKGILRIRLGSLEPNLITDEFVKQISALKKICPHFHLSLQSGCDETLKRMNRKYTTDQFFEKVNIIRKAYDNPSITTDIIVGFPGETDKEFNDTMDFVKKIGFSGIHVFKYSMRKGTPAAARKDQINPKIKTERSHILSSEEKRIRNDFLQKFINKDVVVLFEEETIIDGKKCYFGFTENYIKVKVINDNNIQNQQLKATIVKIENDYLVGSI; encoded by the coding sequence ATGAAAGATATTAATATAGATAAAGCTGATTTGAAGCTTGGTAATAAAGAGTTTTATGAAAAATATGGACGTAATAAAACTGTATCTACACATACTTTGGGTTGTAAAGTAAATCAATACGAAACAGAAGCTATGGAAGAACTGTTTGAAAAAGCTGGATATGAAATAGTTGATTTCAAAGATAAAGCAGATATTTATGTTGTTAATACATGTACTGTTACTAATGTAGCAGATAAGAAATCAAGACAAATGTTATCAAAAGCAGAACATACTAATGAGAATGCTATTATTGTAGCTGTAGGATGTTATGCTCAGATAGCAAAAGATAAATTGGAGAATGACAAAAATATAGATCTCGTAATAGGTAGTAATAATAAAAATAGAATAGTTGAATTAGTGGAAGAATACATTAATGAAGGAAATAAAATCAACGTTGTAGAAGATATTGGGAAAACAACTAGATATGAAAATATTTTCATTTCCAAAGTAAACGAAAAAACAAGAGCGTATATTAAAATACAGGATGGTTGTAATCAATTTTGCTCATATTGTATTATTCCATATACTAGGGGTAGAATAAGAAGTAGAGAAATGAGCAGTGTTGTAGATGAAGTTAATACTCTCGCAAGGAAAGGATATCATGAAATCGTATTAACAGGGATACACATCGCCTCATATGGTAAAGATATGGCTAATACTTCACTCATTGACTTGCTGATTAAATTAAACACAATAAAGGGAATTTTAAGAATTAGGCTCGGTTCTCTAGAACCTAATTTGATTACTGATGAATTCGTAAAACAGATATCAGCATTGAAAAAAATATGTCCACATTTTCATTTATCTTTGCAAAGTGGTTGCGATGAAACTCTAAAAAGAATGAATAGGAAATATACTACAGACCAATTTTTTGAAAAAGTCAATATCATAAGAAAAGCTTATGATAATCCATCAATTACCACAGACATAATAGTAGGATTTCCAGGTGAAACGGATAAAGAATTTAACGATACAATGGATTTTGTTAAGAAAATTGGATTTAGTGGTATTCATGTTTTTAAGTATTCTATGAGAAAAGGTACACCTGCTGCTGCAAGAAAAGATCAAATCAATCCAAAAATAAAAACAGAACGAAGTCACATTCTATCTAGCGAGGAAAAGAGAATACGCAATGACTTCTTACAAAAATTCATCAACAAAGATGTAGTAGTATTGTTTGAAGAAGAAACAATAATTGATGGGAAAAAATGTTATTTTGGTTTTACAGAAAATTATATAAAAGTCAAGGTTATAAATGATAATAATATACAGAATCAACAACTTAAGGCTACAATTGTTAAAATAGAAAATGATTATTTAGTAGGAAGTATATAA
- a CDS encoding IreB family regulatory phosphoprotein, translated as MKNINNTQFFKKFNKEPEQANEILVSVYEALTEKGYNPISQIVGYILSGDPTYITSHKNARSLISKVERDELLEELVKNYIDNNCK; from the coding sequence GTGAAAAACATAAATAATACGCAATTTTTTAAAAAATTCAATAAAGAACCTGAACAAGCGAACGAAATATTGGTAAGTGTATATGAAGCCCTTACAGAGAAAGGATATAACCCTATATCTCAGATTGTAGGGTACATTTTATCTGGTGATCCTACTTATATTACTAGCCATAAAAATGCTAGAAGTTTGATAAGTAAAGTTGAAAGAGATGAATTATTAGAAGAGTTGGTAAAAAATTATATAGACAATAACTGTAAGTAG
- the ruvX gene encoding Holliday junction resolvase RuvX: protein MRILGLDYGSKTLGVAVSDPFGWTAQGIETINRKEENNLKSTISRLGDIVNEYNIEKIVLGLPKNMNNTSGDRVDRTLYFKDRLIREFGIPVETWDERLSTIGAKRSLLEADLSRKKQNKVIDKMAAVFILQGYLDNLQQN, encoded by the coding sequence ATGCGTATTTTAGGTTTGGACTATGGAAGCAAGACTTTGGGAGTTGCAGTTAGTGACCCGTTTGGATGGACTGCCCAAGGTATTGAGACTATTAATAGAAAAGAAGAAAATAATCTTAAATCAACAATTTCAAGATTAGGTGATATAGTAAATGAGTATAATATAGAAAAGATTGTATTAGGTCTTCCTAAAAACATGAATAATACATCTGGAGACAGAGTGGATAGGACCTTATATTTTAAAGATAGATTAATTAGAGAGTTTGGCATTCCAGTAGAAACTTGGGATGAAAGACTTAGTACAATAGGTGCCAAAAGGTCTTTACTAGAAGCTGATCTTAGCAGAAAAAAGCAAAATAAGGTTATAGACAAGATGGCAGCGGTTTTTATTTTACAAGGGTATCTTGACAACTTGCAGCAAAATTAA
- a CDS encoding DUF1292 domain-containing protein: protein METIVFTFEETGEDVEFAILSSLEYNEETYLLAVEKDELELDDITAYVLKAVGLDDDDVIYEIVDDDDELLPVSEKLMDKVEDIDLDI, encoded by the coding sequence GTGGAAACTATTGTATTTACGTTTGAAGAAACGGGAGAAGATGTAGAATTTGCAATTTTAAGCTCTTTAGAATATAATGAAGAGACATATTTATTAGCAGTCGAAAAAGATGAATTGGAATTGGATGATATAACTGCATATGTTCTTAAAGCAGTAGGTCTTGATGACGATGATGTAATATATGAAATTGTAGATGATGATGACGAACTGTTACCTGTCAGTGAAAAATTAATGGATAAAGTAGAAGATATTGATTTGGATATTTAG
- a CDS encoding Fur family transcriptional regulator: MSVSSEDFKKMLKEKGFKLTTQRRTVLDALQNNEGNHLTAEEIYEIVRKKCPEIGLATVYRTIQLLHELKLIDKLNLDDGFIRYEIGKFSNDNHHHHHHHLICENCGKVIEVEDDLMESIEEGFEEKYGFTVTDHKVKFYGICKNCK; the protein is encoded by the coding sequence GTGTCTGTTAGCAGTGAAGATTTTAAGAAAATGTTGAAAGAAAAAGGATTTAAGCTTACTACTCAAAGAAGAACTGTATTAGATGCGCTTCAAAATAATGAGGGAAATCATTTAACGGCAGAAGAGATATATGAGATAGTAAGGAAGAAATGCCCCGAAATCGGACTAGCTACTGTATATAGGACTATACAACTCTTGCATGAGTTAAAATTAATAGATAAATTAAACTTAGACGATGGATTTATAAGATATGAAATTGGTAAGTTTAGTAATGATAATCACCATCACCATCACCATCATTTAATCTGTGAAAATTGTGGTAAAGTTATTGAAGTTGAAGATGACTTAATGGAATCCATAGAAGAAGGATTCGAAGAAAAATACGGTTTCACGGTTACTGATCACAAAGTAAAATTTTATGGTATTTGTAAAAACTGTAAATAG
- a CDS encoding ribonuclease J: MTKKQAKLKVIPLGGLEQIGMNITAFEYNNEIIVVDCGIAFPEDEMLGIDLVIPDVTYLKDNIEKVKGIVLTHGHEDHIGALPYVLRDVNVPVYGTRLTIGLVENKLKEHNMLKSVKRKCVMPGQFITLGSFRIEFIRTNHSIADAVALAITTPVGVVIHSGDFKIDYTPIRGEAINLQRFAELGRKGVLLFMADSTNVERKGYTMSERTVGESLDDIFLDSDFKRIIVATFASNVDRVQQIIWAAQKFNRKVVVEGRSMINVVKTAMELGYLKVPDKMMIDVEDINKYKDGQLVIITTGSQGEPMAALSRMAASVHKKIVIKHGDRIIFSSKPIPGNEKTVSKVINDLYRKGAEVICEDTHVSGHALQEELKLLHTLVKPKYFVPVHGEYRHLVKHVQLAESIGMKRDNIFILSSGDVLEINKEGGKVTGKVPAEQILVDGLGVGDVGNIVLRDRQKLSQDGLLIVVVTLQKQSGQILCGPDIISRGFVYVRESEDLMLEARHVVKEALDQCNKKRITDWSKIKGVVRDALRDFLWTQTKRSPMILPIIMEV; encoded by the coding sequence TTGACAAAAAAGCAAGCAAAACTTAAAGTTATACCTTTAGGCGGACTCGAGCAAATAGGTATGAATATTACTGCTTTTGAATATAACAATGAAATTATTGTTGTTGATTGCGGTATAGCATTTCCAGAAGACGAAATGTTAGGGATAGATTTGGTTATCCCAGATGTAACATATCTAAAAGACAATATAGAGAAGGTAAAGGGTATTGTACTAACTCATGGGCATGAAGATCATATTGGAGCTTTGCCTTATGTTCTTCGTGATGTCAATGTACCTGTATATGGAACTAGATTGACTATTGGGTTAGTTGAAAATAAATTAAAGGAACATAACATGTTAAAGAGTGTTAAAAGAAAATGTGTTATGCCTGGTCAATTTATTACATTAGGTTCTTTCAGAATTGAATTCATAAGAACCAATCACAGTATAGCAGATGCTGTAGCTCTAGCTATAACTACGCCTGTTGGTGTGGTAATTCATTCAGGGGATTTCAAAATTGATTATACACCAATTAGAGGTGAAGCGATCAATTTACAGAGATTTGCTGAACTAGGTAGAAAAGGTGTCCTTTTATTTATGGCAGACAGTACGAATGTTGAGAGAAAAGGGTACACTATGTCAGAAAGAACAGTAGGAGAATCACTAGATGACATATTCTTGGATTCTGATTTCAAGAGAATAATAGTGGCTACTTTTGCTTCTAATGTTGATAGAGTACAACAGATTATATGGGCAGCACAGAAGTTCAATAGAAAAGTTGTTGTTGAAGGCAGAAGCATGATAAATGTAGTCAAAACAGCAATGGAATTGGGCTATTTGAAAGTTCCTGACAAAATGATGATTGATGTAGAAGATATAAATAAATATAAAGACGGTCAGTTGGTTATTATTACTACAGGAAGTCAAGGCGAACCTATGGCAGCTTTATCTAGAATGGCTGCATCTGTTCATAAGAAAATAGTAATAAAACATGGAGATAGAATTATATTCAGTTCTAAGCCAATTCCTGGAAATGAGAAAACAGTTTCAAAAGTTATTAATGATCTATATAGAAAAGGTGCAGAAGTTATATGTGAAGATACTCATGTTTCAGGACATGCTTTACAAGAAGAATTGAAGTTACTTCATACTTTAGTTAAACCAAAATATTTTGTTCCTGTACATGGTGAATATAGACATTTAGTAAAACATGTTCAATTAGCAGAGAGTATTGGTATGAAGAGAGATAATATATTTATTCTTTCCAGTGGAGACGTCTTGGAAATTAATAAAGAAGGCGGTAAAGTAACTGGAAAAGTACCAGCAGAACAAATCTTAGTTGATGGTCTAGGAGTTGGAGATGTTGGAAATATAGTATTAAGAGATAGACAAAAACTTTCGCAAGATGGATTATTGATAGTTGTTGTCACTTTACAAAAACAGAGTGGACAAATACTATGTGGTCCTGATATAATATCAAGAGGATTTGTTTATGTTAGAGAATCAGAAGATTTGATGCTAGAAGCTAGACATGTAGTTAAAGAAGCTTTAGATCAGTGTAATAAGAAAAGAATAACTGATTGGTCTAAGATAAAAGGAGTAGTTAGGGACGCTTTAAGAGATTTTTTATGGACACAAACAAAAAGAAGCCCTATGATTCTACCTATTATTATGGAAGTTTAA